The genomic window AAAAAAGTCAAGAATTACAACAAGAAGTAAAAAAACTTGAGAAAGAGCAGATTGATAAAGTAACAAAAGAATTAGAAAAAAAATATGAGATGGCTATAAAAGAAGCACAAGAAAATGCCAATCAGATTAAATATGAAGCAGATAAAGCATGTAAAGATAGGATAAAAAAATATAATTCTATAAAAATAGATTTAAAAGAAAAAATCATAAATGATATGATAGCTTCTTAAATAAAGGTGAAAATGATGATTAGCAATTTAAAAGTAAGTGCAGTTAATACGAAAGTAAGTGCAATAAAATCAAACATGCTTCAAGAGGAACATTTTATGCAAATGATGAATCTTGAGAATGTAGAACAAGTAGTAGAATATTTAAATCAGCATACTCCGTTCAAAGACGTTTTATGGGACATCAATGAGGAAGAAATTCATAGGCAAGAGATTGAAAAAAGATTATATGTTTATAGAGTTTCTACTATTGAAAAATTAATTTATTATTTAGCAAAAGAATATAAGGATTTTTTAAAAACTTATATGTTAAGGTATGAAATAGAAGATTTAAAATTAGTTTTTAAAGTGGTTAGAGGACATATCGATCCTAAAACAGTAGAAGAACATTTTATTATTGCTTCTAAATATTCGCATCTATCTTTTCAAGAACTTTTAAAACAAGATTCTGTGAAAAAGGTAATAGAAAAACTACGAGGAACAAAATATTATCGATTGATTGTACCTTATATTGATTATGCAGAGTTTGCAGAGGAAAAATTTAATTTCTATTTAGAGATGATTTTAGATAAATATTATTATCATGAATTAATTATATCTGCGAAAGATTTGTTTGGCAAGAAAGACAAAAAAGCTTTAGAACTCTTACAAAGAAATATTGATTTATATAATTTAGAATGGATTTATAGAGCGACTAAATACTTTGATATGTCCAAAGAAGAGATTCTTAATTTTGTATTAAGTGATGGGTATACTTATTCTTATGAAAAATTAAAGGATTGTATATATTCTTTAAATGTTGAAAAGATACAAGAATATTTTAAAGCATCTCCCTATGAGTTTTTGTTTAACCATGAAGATAAAGATATAGATCTTTATATGAAAAGAAGAATAGATCGATATTTATATTATAAGGCATTAAATCTTTATCGATCTTCTAGTTTGACTTTTGGAAAGGTAATTTCTTTTCTATTGCTTCTTGAATTTGAAACAGAAGATATTATATCCATTATTGAAAGTAAAAGGTATAAAATGACAGCTTCAGAAATATCAAAGTATTTAATTCGAACAATAGAGGTGAAATAAGTGGCTATTGAAAAACTGATTATGATGAATGTAGTTGGGAAAAATGAATATGTAGATGAAGTGATAAGGGATATTTTGTTATTCGAAAACATTCAAGTAGTGGATGCTTATAATGAAATTGAAAAATTTAGATTTAGTATGAGTATCACCGATAAGCATATGGACGAAATAGAAGGATTTTCTGAGGCAAGATCAGGATTGAATAGCAAAAATTCAGAAGAATTTTCTAATAAGGCTAAACTATTAAAAGAATTGTATGATAAAGAATATAAGATAGATAAAAATATTCTTAAAGGAGATCTTCATATAGAACAAGTCATAAAGACTGTTAATGATCTATATGAAGAAACTCATAGTCAACATGAAAATTTAAAAAGATATGAATATGAATTAGAAGAAATTAAAAAAAGTATACAAGCTTATCAATTTCTTTCTTCTGCCAATGTAGAAATGGAAAGAATCAATCATTTAGAGAACTTTCACTATGCAATAGGAACGTTCAGTAAAGAAAATATTTCAAGATTAAAAAGAAATTATAGTAGGATTACTGCCATTGTTGTGCATGTGGGAGCATTAAAAAATGAAGAAGTATATGTGGTTATTTGGCCAAAAGATTTAGAGGTGGAGACCAATAGAATTTTAAAATCTTTAAACTTCCATAAGCTTGAAGGAATTAGAAAAGAATATAAAGGAACTCCTTCAGAAATAGTATCTATGTTAAAAAACACAAAAGAAGACTTAGAGAAGAAGATCTCAAAAATATATTCTGAAATAAAGAAAATAAAGGAAGAATATAGAGAAAAAAGCAACTATGCTTATAATGTTTTACATCTTTATGAAAAGATCTATCAAGTAAAGAAAAAAATGGCTTTTAGTAAAGAGTATTTCTATTTTTCGGGATGGATTCCTGTTCGTTTAAAGCAAGAAATCAAAACTGTTCTTTCAAAATATAAGGAAATTCATATTATGTTTGATGATGAAGATAAAAATCAAAATAGGTTTCCTCCCACAAGGCTTAAGAATAATTGGTTATTTAAACCTTTTGAATCTTTTTTAAAAATGTATGGCATTCCTTCTTATGATGAAGTAGACCCTACCCCATTTTTAAGTATCTCTTACTTGTTTTTATTTGGATTTATGTTTGGAGATGTAGGGCAAGGATTGGTTTTCTTTCTTGTGGGAATGTTGCTTACTCATATAAAAGGAATGAAGTCTGCAGCAGTTCTATCTAGATTAGGGATTAGTTCTATTGTGTTTGGATTTCTGTATGGGAGTGTGTTTGGATTTGAAACCATTCTCCCAGCTTTATGGTTAAAACCATTTGATAATATTAATACATTATTGATTGTTTCTATAGGAATAGGAGTTATTCTTTTAACCATTGGATATATTTACGGAATGATAAATAATTATAAAATGAAAGATTATTATAATATGATTTTGAGTGACAATGGATTGATTGGTTTGATGTTATACTTTGGTTTGCTTTTATTGGTAGTTGCATTATTTACAGGAAATCGAATAATTTCTTTAGGGGTATTGGGGGTTATTGTAGTAGTATTAATTGCAATTTTATTTATGAAAGAACCGATTATTCAGAAATTGTCCCATCAAAAAGAACAATTAGATGGAAATTTCTTTGTAGAGAGTTTTTTTGAAATTTTTGAGATTCTTTTAAGCATTTTTAGTAATACTCTTTCTTTTATAAGAGTAGGAGCATTTGCTTTAAATCACGTAGGTTTATTTGTTGCATTTGAAACACTAGCTCAACTTATAGAAAGTGGAGTAGGAAGTACGATTGTTTATATTATAGGAAATATATTTATTATTGGATTAGAAGGTCTTATTGTAGGAATTCAAGCATTAAGATTACAGTACTATGAGTTGTTTAATAAATATTATATTGGTGGCGGAGAAGAATTTAAAGCCGCAAAATTATAAATTTAGGGAGGAATTTAAAAATGTTAAATCTTATTACGTCTATTGCAGTAGTGATTGTTTTTTCAACTATTTCAGCAGGAATTTATTTTATAAAAAAGGAATATAGTGGAAATCAAAAAGTAGAAAAACTTTTACGAGTAAGTTTAAAAGTATTTGTTCCTTTGATTATGGTAGGAGTTCTAACATTAATTCCAGATATTGCAATGGCTGCCGAAGCTGGAAATAGTAGTTCAGGATTGGGATATATTGGTGCAGCACTATCTACAGGTTTAGCATGTTTAGGCTGTGGAATTGCTGTTGCAAATGTAGGGTCTGCTGCTCTTGGCGCAGTATCAGAAAATGATAAAATGTTAGGTAAAACATTGATTTTTGTGGGCCTTGCAGAAGGAATTGCTATTTATGGATTGGTAATCTCTATTATGATTATTGGTACTCTATAGGTGATTATTATGAGATCATTTTTATTAAGTGATAATAGAGACACATATTTAGGTTTGAAACTTGCGGGAATCGATGGAGTCTATTTACAAAAAGAAGATGATATACTTTCTGTATATAAAAAGGCTTTATCAGAGGGATATGGAATTATTTTTATTACAGAAAAAGTTTATCAGGCAATTAAAGAAGAAGTGATAAAAACAAAAACTAACAAGAAAATACCATTAATTACAGTGATTCCAGATCGACATGGTTATTCCGATGAAGAAGGAAAGATTACCAATTATATAAAAGAATCTATTGGATTATGATAGGAAGTGAGCAAAATGATAACAGTAGAAGATAAAATTAGCACTTTCTCTAAATATGTATATGATAAAGAATTAGAATTATCTAATCAAAAACTTGAAGAAGTTGAAAAGAAAAATAAAGAAGTAATTCAATCAAAACAAAAAGAGATAGAAAAAAAATGTATGGATTTAAATAGAAAAATGCATAAAAAGATAGAATTAGAGTCTCAAAAAATTATTTCTAATGCAAAGTTAGAAGCAAGAAATAAAACTTTAACTATTAAAAAAGAATTATTAGAGCAATTTATGCAAGAAATTTTAGATTCTCTTAAAAATTTTACAGAAACAGAGGATTATAAAATATATCTTAAGAAGACCTTAGAAAATGTAAAAGACTTTCTAAGAGATAATACAGTAAAAATATATTTGACAAAGAAAGATGTAGAAAAATTTGCAAGTGAAATAAAGTCAAAATATCCTCAAATTGAGATTGCAGAGATGGAAGAGGAAAATATTGGTGGAATGATTTTAGAGTCTACAATAAATAGTGAAAGAATAGATGCTACCTTAAGAACAAAAGTAAGAGATTGGAAAAGTGAAATTGGATTAAGACTTTACGAGGCACTTGAAAAGTAGGTGATATAGAGTGAGTAAAAAAGGAATTATTAATATGATTAATGGACCAGTTATCAGAGCAAAAAATATGTCTGATTTTAAAATGCGAGAAATGGTCATGGTAGGAGAAAAAAAACTGATTGGAGAAGTAATTATATTAGATGGAGATATTGGAACTATTCAAGTTTATGAAGAGACAGAAGGTCTTAAAATAGGAGAAGAAATTATTTCTACTGGAAAACCTTTATCTGTAAAGCTAGGGCCTGGAATGTTAGGAAATATGTTTGATGGGATTCAAAGACCTCTTTTAGAAATTGCTAAAATGAATAAAGATTTTATTCCTGAAGGAATTGGGATGATTTCTATTGATGAAGAAAAACTATGGGAAGTTAGTTTAACAGTAAAATCAGGAGATCAATTAAACCAAGGGGATATTTTTGGATTTGTACAGGAAACTTCTTTGATTCAGCATAAATTATTAGTACCTCCTGGAAAGTCGGGAATTGTGAAGTCTGTTGTTCCAAATGGCAAATATACTATAGAACAAACATTAGTAGTGTTAGAGAACCAAAAAGAAGAATATGAATTAAAAATGTATCATGAATGGCCAGTAAGAGATCCACGTCCAGTTAAGGAGAGAAAAGAAATTCAAAAACCTTTGATTACTGGTCAAAGGGTATTAGATCTCTTTTTCCCTTTAGCAAAGGGTGGAACTTGTGCCATTCCTGGAGGATTTGGAACAGGAAAGACTATGACCCAGCATCAACTTGCTAAGTGGTCTGATGCAGATATTATTATCTATATAGGCTGTGGTGAACGGGGAAACGAGATGACAGAGGTTTTGGAAGATTTTCCAAAATTAATTGATCCTAAATCAGGAAAACCTTTAATGGAAAGAACCATTCTAATAGCAAATACTTCTAATATGCCAGTTGCAGCTAGAGAAGCAAGTATTTATACAGGAATTACGATGGCAGAATATTTTAGAGATATGGGATATGATGTAGCGATTATGGCTGACTCTACTTCTAGATGGGCAGAGGCTTTAAGAGAAATTTCTGGAAGATTAGAGGAAATGCCTGCAGAAGAAGGGTATCCAGCATATCTCCCTTCTAGGATTGCCGAGTTTTATGAAAGAGCAGGGTATGTAGAGGCTTTAAATGAACAAAATGGCTCTGTTACTATTATAGGGGCAGTATCTCCTGCTGGAGGAGATTTTTCTGAGCCCGTTACTGAAAATACAAAACGATTTGTGAATGTATTTTTAGCGTTAGATAAGGAATTAGCTTATGCAAGGCATTATCCTGCCATTAATTGGTTAAATAGTTATAGTGGATATACTTCTATTTTAGAAAATTGGTATGAAGAAAATCTAGCAGAAGATGCTATAAATCTTAGAAATAAGATGCTGGAACTACTTTATAATGAAAATAAATTGCAAGAAATT from Garciella nitratireducens DSM 15102 includes these protein-coding regions:
- a CDS encoding ATP synthase subunit C, whose protein sequence is MLNLITSIAVVIVFSTISAGIYFIKKEYSGNQKVEKLLRVSLKVFVPLIMVGVLTLIPDIAMAAEAGNSSSGLGYIGAALSTGLACLGCGIAVANVGSAALGAVSENDKMLGKTLIFVGLAEGIAIYGLVISIMIIGTL
- a CDS encoding V-type ATP synthase subunit A; its protein translation is MSKKGIINMINGPVIRAKNMSDFKMREMVMVGEKKLIGEVIILDGDIGTIQVYEETEGLKIGEEIISTGKPLSVKLGPGMLGNMFDGIQRPLLEIAKMNKDFIPEGIGMISIDEEKLWEVSLTVKSGDQLNQGDIFGFVQETSLIQHKLLVPPGKSGIVKSVVPNGKYTIEQTLVVLENQKEEYELKMYHEWPVRDPRPVKERKEIQKPLITGQRVLDLFFPLAKGGTCAIPGGFGTGKTMTQHQLAKWSDADIIIYIGCGERGNEMTEVLEDFPKLIDPKSGKPLMERTILIANTSNMPVAAREASIYTGITMAEYFRDMGYDVAIMADSTSRWAEALREISGRLEEMPAEEGYPAYLPSRIAEFYERAGYVEALNEQNGSVTIIGAVSPAGGDFSEPVTENTKRFVNVFLALDKELAYARHYPAINWLNSYSGYTSILENWYEENLAEDAINLRNKMLELLYNENKLQEIVMLVGEDVLPDDQRLVLEIAKLIKIGFLQQNAFHELDTYVPLEKQYQMLKIIDYLYEKCKKVLKLNVPISQIKNSEIFGEILKMKYTVPNEDFSKINEIEEMIDRYYDNLEKKYLE
- a CDS encoding V-type ATP synthase subunit I, producing the protein MAIEKLIMMNVVGKNEYVDEVIRDILLFENIQVVDAYNEIEKFRFSMSITDKHMDEIEGFSEARSGLNSKNSEEFSNKAKLLKELYDKEYKIDKNILKGDLHIEQVIKTVNDLYEETHSQHENLKRYEYELEEIKKSIQAYQFLSSANVEMERINHLENFHYAIGTFSKENISRLKRNYSRITAIVVHVGALKNEEVYVVIWPKDLEVETNRILKSLNFHKLEGIRKEYKGTPSEIVSMLKNTKEDLEKKISKIYSEIKKIKEEYREKSNYAYNVLHLYEKIYQVKKKMAFSKEYFYFSGWIPVRLKQEIKTVLSKYKEIHIMFDDEDKNQNRFPPTRLKNNWLFKPFESFLKMYGIPSYDEVDPTPFLSISYLFLFGFMFGDVGQGLVFFLVGMLLTHIKGMKSAAVLSRLGISSIVFGFLYGSVFGFETILPALWLKPFDNINTLLIVSIGIGVILLTIGYIYGMINNYKMKDYYNMILSDNGLIGLMLYFGLLLLVVALFTGNRIISLGVLGVIVVVLIAILFMKEPIIQKLSHQKEQLDGNFFVESFFEIFEILLSIFSNTLSFIRVGAFALNHVGLFVAFETLAQLIESGVGSTIVYIIGNIFIIGLEGLIVGIQALRLQYYELFNKYYIGGGEEFKAAKL
- a CDS encoding V-type ATPase subunit, translated to MMISNLKVSAVNTKVSAIKSNMLQEEHFMQMMNLENVEQVVEYLNQHTPFKDVLWDINEEEIHRQEIEKRLYVYRVSTIEKLIYYLAKEYKDFLKTYMLRYEIEDLKLVFKVVRGHIDPKTVEEHFIIASKYSHLSFQELLKQDSVKKVIEKLRGTKYYRLIVPYIDYAEFAEEKFNFYLEMILDKYYYHELIISAKDLFGKKDKKALELLQRNIDLYNLEWIYRATKYFDMSKEEILNFVLSDGYTYSYEKLKDCIYSLNVEKIQEYFKASPYEFLFNHEDKDIDLYMKRRIDRYLYYKALNLYRSSSLTFGKVISFLLLLEFETEDIISIIESKRYKMTASEISKYLIRTIEVK
- a CDS encoding V-type ATP synthase subunit E produces the protein MITVEDKISTFSKYVYDKELELSNQKLEEVEKKNKEVIQSKQKEIEKKCMDLNRKMHKKIELESQKIISNAKLEARNKTLTIKKELLEQFMQEILDSLKNFTETEDYKIYLKKTLENVKDFLRDNTVKIYLTKKDVEKFASEIKSKYPQIEIAEMEEENIGGMILESTINSERIDATLRTKVRDWKSEIGLRLYEALEK
- a CDS encoding V-type ATP synthase subunit F; translation: MRSFLLSDNRDTYLGLKLAGIDGVYLQKEDDILSVYKKALSEGYGIIFITEKVYQAIKEEVIKTKTNKKIPLITVIPDRHGYSDEEGKITNYIKESIGL